A genome region from Streptomyces antimycoticus includes the following:
- a CDS encoding nitroreductase, with protein sequence MDVYEAVNSRQAVRAFSDQPVRKEVLERVLVAATRAPSSGNLQPWRAYVLAGEPLAELKTRATARALAGDPGDEREYPMYPAELVSPYLDRFSAAAAQRHEAMGVERDDPERNMKLAALNAEAFGAPVVLFCYLDRTMGPGQWADAGMYVQTVMLLLRAEGLHSCPQAFWSMYHKTVSQAVGADDGLELFCGVSMGFEKEGVPRPRTGRADMAETVSFLGA encoded by the coding sequence GTGGATGTGTATGAAGCCGTGAACAGTCGCCAGGCCGTGCGGGCGTTCAGCGATCAGCCGGTGCGCAAGGAGGTACTCGAACGAGTGCTGGTCGCGGCCACGCGGGCTCCGTCGAGTGGGAACCTCCAGCCATGGCGTGCGTATGTCCTGGCCGGCGAGCCCTTGGCCGAACTGAAGACGCGCGCGACGGCCAGGGCCCTGGCGGGAGATCCGGGTGATGAGCGGGAGTATCCGATGTACCCGGCCGAACTGGTCTCGCCGTATCTGGACCGTTTTTCCGCTGCGGCCGCCCAGCGGCACGAAGCGATGGGAGTCGAGCGTGACGACCCCGAAAGGAACATGAAGCTCGCCGCCTTGAACGCGGAGGCGTTCGGGGCGCCGGTTGTGCTGTTCTGCTACCTCGACCGGACGATGGGGCCCGGACAGTGGGCGGACGCGGGGATGTACGTGCAGACGGTCATGCTGCTGCTGAGGGCGGAAGGGCTGCACAGCTGCCCCCAGGCGTTCTGGTCGATGTATCACAAGACCGTCAGTCAGGCAGTCGGAGCCGATGACGGGCTCGAACTGTTCTGCGGTGTATCGATGGGATTCGAGAAGGAAGGCGTGCCGCGGCCGCGCACCGGGCGGGCGGACATGGCGGAAACGGTGAGCTTCCTTGGAGCGTGA